Proteins found in one Xenopus laevis strain J_2021 chromosome 1L, Xenopus_laevis_v10.1, whole genome shotgun sequence genomic segment:
- the hspa12b.L gene encoding heat shock 70 kDa protein 12B, with amino-acid sequence MSAVLERRMDSLQIGTNMDRSCTPSPPNSPSLQNESCNIAPLTPSQSPRSEQRSVRRSPFFVVVAIDFGTTSSGYAFSFSKDPEAIHMMRKWEGGDPGVAHQKTPTSLLLTPDKAFHSFGYTARDYYHDLDPEEARDWLYFEKFKMKIHSTSDLTMKTELEAVNGKKVQAMVVFAHALRFFKEHAVQELKDQCPALNEKEAIRWVLTVPAIWKQPAKQFMREAAYLAGLVSPENPEQLLIALEPEAASIYCRKLRLHQLIDLSSKAIINGYPSDRSIDSSFRQAREQLRRSRHSRTFLVETGMGELWSEMEAGDRYIVADCGGGTVDLTVHQIEQPKGTLKELYKASGGPYGAIGVDLAFEKMLCQIFGEDFIQTFKVKRPAAWVDLMIAFEARKRTAAPQRSNHLNISLPFSFIDFYRKNKGQNVETALRKSSVNFVKWSSQGMLRMSSEAMNELFQPTIRQIVQHIDDLMKKPEVKGIKYLFLVGGFAESPMLQNAVQSAFSNICRVIIPQDVGLTILKGAVLFGLDPTIVRVRRSPLTYGVGVLNKFVEGKHPPDKLLVKEGKNWCTDIFDKFVSVDQSVALGDIVQRSYCPARNGQRKIIINIYCSSTDEVVYITDPGVRKCGTINLDLPDINEANGKTGRREIKASMQFGDTEIKVTAMDVKSSKTVRAAIDFLSN; translated from the exons ATGTCGGCTGTGCTGGAGAGAAGGATGGACAGTCTGCAGATAG GTACCAATATGGACCGTTCCTGCACTCCCTCACCCCCCAACTCACCCAGTCTACAGAATGAGAGCTGTAACATTGCCCCACTCACCCCATCCCAGTCCCCG AGGAGCGAACAGAGGTCAGTAAGAAGATCTCCATTTTTCGTGGTTGTTGCTATTGATTTTGGGACGACATCCAGCGGCTACGCCTTCAGTTTCTCTAAAGACCCGGAAGCCATTCACATGATGAG GAAATGGGAAGGAGGAGATCCAGGagtggcccaccaaaaaactcCCACCAGCCTGCTGCTTACCCCCGATAAGGCCTTTCACAGCTTCGGATATACAGCCCGGGACTATTACCATGACCTGGACCCAGAAGAAGCCCGGGACTGGCTGTATTTTGAGAAGTTTAAGATGAAAATACACAGTACCAGT GATCTCACCATGAAAACAGAACTAGAGGCCGTCAACGGGAAGAAAGTCCAAGCGATGGTGGTGTTTGCGCATGCTCTACGCTTCTTCAAGGAGCACGCAGTGCAG GAACTGAAAGACCAGTGCCCGGCCCTGAATGAGAAGGAGGCCATACGATGGGTCCTCACAGTGCCAGCCATCTGGAAACAGCCGGCCAAGCAGTTCATGAGAGAGGCTGCCTATCTG GCTGGTTTGGTGTCTCCAGAAAACCCTGAGCAGCTGTTAATTGCCCTGGAACCAGAAGCTGCCTCCATATACTGCCGAAAGCTCAGGCTCCACCAGCTCATTGATCTCAGCAGCAAGGCCATAATCAATGGCTACCCTTCTGATCGATCCATAGACTCCAGCTTCAGGCAAG CGAGAGAGCAGCTCAGGCGGTCTCGGCACAGCAGAACTTTCCTGGTGGAGACGGGGATGGGAGAGCTGTGGTCAGAAATGGAGGCAG GGGACCGTTACATTGTAGCTGACTGTGGAGGGGGCACGGTGGATCTGACAGTCCATCAGATTGAGCAGCCAAAGGGGACTCTGAAGGAACTCTACAAAGCTTCCG GGGGTCCATATGGAGCCATTGGAGTGGACCTTGCCTTTGAGAAGATGCTGTGCCAGATATTTGGAGAAGACTTCATCCAAACCTTCAAAGTGAAACGTCCGGCAGCCTGGGTAGATTTAATGATCGCCTTCGAGGCTCGGAAGAGGACAGCAGCCCCGCAGAGATCCAACCATCTGAATATCTCTTTACCATTCTCCTTCATCGACTTCTACAGGAAGAACAAGGGGCAGAACGTGGAGACGGCCCTGAGAAAAAGCAG TGTCAACTTTGTGAAATGGTCCTCCCAGGGCATGCTACGGATGTCTTCTGAGGCCATGAATGAACTGTTCCAGCCAACTATCCGTCAGATTGTCCAGCACATAG ATGACCTCATGAAGAAGCCAGAGGTGAAAGGCATCAAGTACCTCTTTCTGGTTGGTGGTTTTGCGGAGTCTCCCATGTTGCAGAACGCCGTCCAATCAGCTTTCAGCAATATCTGCCGGGTCATCATCCCTCAAGACGTTGGCCTCACCATACTGAAAGGAGCCGTCCTTTTTGGCCTTGATCCTACCATTGTCAGAGTAAGGCGTTCACCTCTCACCTATGGCGTTGGGGTCCTCAACAAGTTCGTAGAAGGAAAACATCCGCCGGATAAACTCCTTGTGAAAGAAGGGAAGAACTGGTGCACGGATATCTTCGATAAGTTTGTGTCTGTGGATCAGTCGGTGGCTCTGGGAGACATAGTCCAGCGGAGCTACTGCCCGGCCAGGAATGGTCAGCGCAAAATAATCATCAATATCTACTGCTCTTCAACAGATGAAGTGGTGTACATCACCGATCCTGGAGTCAGGAAGTGCGGCACCATTAACCTCGATCTGCCAGATATAAATGAGGCGAATGGGAAGACGGGGCGCCGGGAGATTAAAGCCAGCATGCAGTTTGGGGACACGGAAATCAAAGTAACAGCCATGGATGTCAAAAGCTCAAAGACTGTACGAGCTGCCATAGACTTCCTTTCCAACTGA